From the Desulfuromonadaceae bacterium genome, the window CGCATTCAGGGCGGACTCGGATTAGCCGTAGTACCATTATCCGCTGGATCCAGAGATACACGGGATACGGCCACCGTCTTGAATCGCTGTATCCACAGGACCGTACCGATTGCGGGAGCGTGCGGGCGATCGATGAAGAGACCGGCCTGGCACTGCAGGAACTGCGTC encodes:
- a CDS encoding IS481 family transposase, encoding MTEEQKQAVAVFRYGVIADFVGATRLDRGERESLLREKCARKWQIPHSGRTRISRSTIIRWIQRYTGYGHRLESLYPQDRTDCGSVRAIDEETGLALQELR